One region of Mucilaginibacter sp. 14171R-50 genomic DNA includes:
- a CDS encoding phosphoenolpyruvate carboxylase translates to MPATLRLSQKESIFNHEVVKRFELYNSLFQTLPFYQVKDTGILLPFFSSHCDAGTAAQLSPTEIIESFFEKYVPGIDKREQINRLFRFIQYIERQVVLFDAIEDSSFSKIGRVDDTGTLQSMVQQASQNEQERASISKQLKDFSLRLVLTAHPTQFYPGSVLGIMTDLIEALKTNDIPSIDGLLQQLGKTPFFNKTSPTPVDEAVRLVWFLENIFYHALAGIQSKLEDEFDIEGNQQLLELGFWPGGDRDGNPNVTTETTRAVSSMLRQVIYRCYYRDFRNVKRRITFRGFADTISQLEKTLYDNAFGVPENPKDLQPELLELLKSMRQTLVTEHDSLFVSIVDNLIQKVQLFGSYFATLDIRQDSRVLRNVFKYTTEKVYTGVPKNYAEMGEAAKIKSLPFNQADFVCPANAEPLVRDTLDTIRLMKQIQYRNGEKGCQRFIISNCQEASDILQLIALFLWSGWEKDKLSVDFMPLFETVNDLKAASGVMEKLYTHPFYKNHLKKRGNRQTIMLGFSDSTKDGGYLMANWSIYKAKVELTAMARKHNIDLAFFDGRGGPPARGGGKTHRFYASMGKEIANDHIQLTIQGQTISSQYGSVETARFNTEQLVNAGVISALHPNHNDLLDDKHKALIAKMAEESHSLFLALREHPLFMEYLEKFSPLKLLSQINISSRPTKRNADAKLKLEDLRAISFVTSWSQLKQNIPGFYGVGTALKKMKDDGEWKAVQELYQNSGFFKTMLDNCMMSMSKSDFRVTAYMEKDARFKKFWKGLKAEYELTRQMLLELTDSKVLMEEFPVDRRSIALREKIVLPLVIIQHYALQCLNHTDDDELTGIYNKLVIRTVYGIVNAGRNLA, encoded by the coding sequence ATGCCAGCTACCTTAAGGCTTAGTCAGAAAGAATCGATATTTAATCACGAAGTGGTAAAGCGCTTTGAGCTATACAACAGCTTGTTTCAAACGCTGCCTTTTTACCAGGTTAAGGATACAGGTATATTGTTGCCTTTTTTTAGTTCGCATTGCGATGCGGGCACTGCGGCGCAATTGTCGCCTACCGAGATCATTGAGTCGTTTTTTGAAAAGTATGTACCGGGTATTGATAAGCGGGAGCAAATAAACCGTTTATTCAGATTTATACAATACATTGAACGCCAAGTGGTTTTGTTTGATGCTATTGAAGATTCGTCGTTCAGTAAGATCGGCCGCGTTGACGATACCGGCACCCTTCAAAGCATGGTACAGCAGGCTTCTCAAAACGAGCAGGAAAGGGCCAGCATTAGTAAACAATTAAAAGATTTTTCGTTAAGGCTGGTGCTTACAGCACACCCTACGCAATTTTACCCCGGGTCGGTGCTTGGTATTATGACCGACCTGATCGAGGCTCTTAAAACCAATGATATCCCATCTATTGACGGCCTTTTACAGCAATTAGGTAAAACACCTTTCTTTAACAAAACCTCGCCTACGCCGGTGGATGAAGCCGTTAGGCTGGTTTGGTTCCTGGAGAATATTTTTTATCACGCACTTGCTGGTATACAGTCAAAACTGGAAGATGAATTTGATATCGAGGGCAATCAACAGTTGCTCGAGCTTGGGTTTTGGCCCGGCGGCGACAGGGACGGCAATCCAAACGTAACCACCGAAACCACCCGCGCCGTATCATCAATGTTAAGGCAGGTAATATACCGTTGCTATTACCGCGATTTCAGGAACGTTAAGCGCCGGATCACCTTCAGAGGGTTTGCCGATACCATAAGCCAACTGGAAAAAACGCTTTACGACAATGCTTTTGGCGTCCCCGAGAACCCGAAGGACCTGCAGCCCGAATTGCTTGAATTACTTAAGTCAATGCGTCAAACCTTGGTGACGGAACATGATAGCCTGTTTGTAAGCATTGTAGATAACCTGATACAAAAGGTGCAATTATTTGGATCGTACTTTGCCACCCTTGACATAAGGCAGGATAGCCGTGTGTTGCGCAACGTTTTTAAATATACTACCGAAAAAGTATATACCGGCGTGCCGAAGAATTATGCCGAAATGGGCGAGGCCGCCAAAATCAAAAGTCTGCCATTTAACCAGGCTGATTTTGTATGCCCTGCCAACGCTGAACCCCTGGTGCGCGATACCCTTGATACCATCAGGCTGATGAAGCAGATTCAGTATCGTAATGGTGAAAAAGGCTGCCAGCGATTTATCATCAGCAATTGCCAGGAAGCCTCGGATATTTTACAGCTGATAGCATTGTTTTTATGGAGCGGCTGGGAAAAGGATAAGCTGAGCGTTGATTTTATGCCGCTTTTTGAAACGGTTAACGATTTGAAGGCCGCAAGCGGGGTAATGGAAAAGTTATACACTCATCCGTTCTATAAAAATCATTTAAAAAAGCGGGGTAACAGGCAAACCATCATGCTGGGTTTTAGCGACAGCACCAAGGATGGCGGTTACCTGATGGCCAACTGGAGCATTTATAAAGCCAAAGTTGAATTAACGGCGATGGCCCGCAAACATAATATCGACCTGGCTTTTTTTGATGGACGCGGCGGCCCCCCTGCGCGTGGTGGCGGCAAAACTCATCGCTTTTATGCATCGATGGGAAAAGAAATTGCTAATGACCATATACAACTGACCATACAGGGACAAACCATAAGTTCGCAGTACGGATCGGTTGAAACTGCTCGTTTCAATACCGAGCAATTGGTTAACGCCGGCGTTATCAGCGCGCTGCACCCTAATCATAACGACCTGTTGGACGACAAACATAAAGCCCTGATCGCTAAAATGGCCGAAGAAAGCCACAGCCTTTTCCTGGCCCTGCGCGAGCATCCGCTGTTTATGGAATACCTCGAGAAATTCAGTCCGCTTAAACTCTTATCGCAAATAAATATCAGCAGCAGGCCTACAAAACGTAACGCCGATGCCAAACTGAAGTTAGAGGATCTGCGCGCTATCAGCTTTGTAACATCGTGGAGCCAGTTAAAGCAAAATATCCCCGGCTTTTACGGTGTAGGTACGGCCTTAAAGAAGATGAAAGACGATGGCGAATGGAAAGCGGTGCAGGAACTTTACCAAAATTCGGGTTTCTTTAAAACAATGCTGGATAACTGCATGATGTCGATGTCCAAATCCGATTTCAGGGTAACGGCTTATATGGAAAAAGACGCCAGGTTCAAAAAATTCTGGAAGGGCCTTAAAGCCGAGTATGAGTTGACCCGCCAGATGTTGCTTGAGTTAACGGATAGCAAGGTGCTGATGGAAGAATTCCCGGTAGACAGGCGTTCGATTGCCCTTCGCGAGAAGATAGTATTACCCCTTGTCATCATTCAACATTATGCCCTGCAGTGCCTTAACCATACTGATGATGATGAACTAACAGGTATCTACAATAAACTGGTTATACGCACCGTGTATGGTATAGTAAATGCGGGCAGGAACTTAGCGTAA
- a CDS encoding DUF4142 domain-containing protein gives MMKRTFYIALTLTALIFTQACNNRKAKNYNKINQANEEGISFVKSALESGAAEIKASQLALTNSKNPEVLEFAKMLIADHTNADAELKQIAGSKTPNDTLTVAHQQLLSSLSKKTGQKFDKEYMQAMVNDHENAILVFKKGEDNIDKKLKSYADKTLPTLQDHLKKANSICLDLK, from the coding sequence ATGATGAAAAGAACATTTTATATCGCCCTTACATTAACCGCCCTTATTTTCACGCAAGCTTGTAATAATCGCAAAGCCAAAAACTACAACAAAATAAATCAGGCAAATGAGGAAGGTATTTCGTTTGTAAAAAGTGCGCTTGAATCGGGTGCGGCCGAAATAAAAGCCTCTCAGTTAGCTTTAACCAATTCTAAAAACCCAGAGGTATTGGAGTTTGCAAAAATGTTAATTGCCGACCATACTAATGCGGATGCTGAATTGAAGCAGATAGCTGGCAGCAAGACACCAAACGATACGCTCACCGTTGCCCACCAGCAATTGTTAAGCAGTTTATCTAAAAAAACGGGGCAGAAATTTGATAAAGAGTACATGCAGGCAATGGTTAACGACCATGAAAATGCCATACTCGTTTTTAAAAAGGGTGAAGATAATATAGACAAGAAGCTAAAAAGCTACGCCGACAAAACTTTGCCAACACTTCAGGATCATCTAAAAAAAGCAAATAGCATTTGCCTCGACTTAAAATAG
- a CDS encoding DUF763 domain-containing protein, whose product MKRSGSADLPLHYGYVPVWLAERMAKLGLAVMETIVMDYGKDEVLRRLSDPFWFQSLGAVMGMDWHSSGITTSVMGALKRAINPHSRDLGIYICGGKGKQSTKTPQELLNVCNSTGLDGNYLVKCSKLSAKVDNTAIQDGFQLYTHNFILSDTGKWAVVQQGMSDKSRTARRYHWHSEQLTSFVEDPHTAIHGHNNGMILNMADKLANGSRSGVMQIAAEQPDRMLKEISRLVMPNHHEVMAKDVDLKRLGAVLWLAHEKQPKDFEDLLLLQGLGPRTLQSLALVSEVIHGTPSRFKDPARFSFAHGGKDGHPFPVPTKVYDETIGVLQTAIHKAKLGNSEKSEAIKRLTNIVQAAEKDFTPNANFDQVIEKERNDSWKYGGRTVFGKAKPPTQQQLKLF is encoded by the coding sequence ATGAAGCGTTCAGGAAGTGCCGATCTGCCTTTGCATTATGGTTATGTGCCCGTTTGGCTTGCCGAACGGATGGCAAAGCTGGGCCTGGCCGTAATGGAAACCATTGTAATGGATTATGGTAAGGATGAAGTTTTGCGCCGCCTGAGCGACCCGTTCTGGTTTCAGAGCTTGGGCGCGGTGATGGGTATGGACTGGCATTCATCAGGTATCACCACTTCGGTGATGGGTGCCTTAAAACGTGCCATTAACCCACACAGCCGCGATTTGGGGATATATATTTGTGGCGGCAAAGGCAAGCAATCCACCAAAACACCGCAGGAACTGTTGAACGTTTGCAACTCCACCGGACTTGATGGTAACTACCTGGTAAAATGCAGCAAGCTTAGCGCCAAGGTTGATAACACCGCTATACAGGATGGCTTCCAGTTATATACCCACAACTTTATTTTAAGTGATACAGGAAAATGGGCTGTGGTACAGCAAGGTATGAGCGACAAAAGCCGAACCGCACGCCGCTATCACTGGCATTCGGAACAGCTTACATCCTTTGTAGAAGACCCGCATACGGCTATTCACGGCCATAATAATGGGATGATATTGAACATGGCCGATAAGCTGGCTAATGGTTCGCGCAGCGGGGTAATGCAGATAGCCGCCGAGCAGCCCGACCGCATGTTGAAAGAAATAAGCAGGCTGGTGATGCCAAACCATCACGAGGTAATGGCTAAGGATGTTGACCTGAAACGCCTGGGCGCTGTGCTGTGGCTGGCGCACGAAAAACAGCCAAAGGATTTTGAAGATCTGTTATTGCTGCAGGGCCTTGGCCCGCGCACGCTGCAGTCGCTGGCATTGGTAAGCGAGGTGATACACGGCACACCGTCAAGGTTTAAAGACCCGGCAAGGTTCTCTTTTGCGCATGGTGGTAAGGATGGCCACCCCTTCCCGGTGCCTACCAAAGTTTATGACGAAACCATAGGCGTATTGCAAACCGCCATCCACAAAGCTAAATTGGGCAACAGCGAAAAAAGCGAAGCCATTAAACGCCTAACCAATATAGTCCAAGCGGCCGAAAAGGATTTTACGCCCAACGCCAATTTTGACCAGGTGATAGAAAAGGAAAGAAATGATTCGTGGAAGTACGGCGGGCGCACGGTTTTTGGAAAAGCTAAGCCCCCCACCCAACAACAACTGAAACTATTTTAA
- a CDS encoding DUF4268 domain-containing protein — MYSKDQASQLKQAFWTAFGQYMSPVLSAEGLRTNWINYKTGVKHIYFRMQADNKTASISIDITHPDKELQQLFFEQFTAYKTMLHSTLNEDWEWQLHTADEYGKTVSRIYTSISPVSIFQKEDWPKLISFFKPRIIALDEFWSDVQVAFEV; from the coding sequence ATGTACTCTAAAGATCAGGCATCACAGCTAAAACAAGCATTCTGGACGGCATTTGGGCAATACATGAGCCCGGTGCTTTCTGCCGAAGGCCTGCGTACTAACTGGATCAACTATAAAACGGGCGTTAAGCATATTTACTTCCGCATGCAGGCCGATAATAAAACGGCAAGTATTTCCATCGACATCACCCACCCTGATAAAGAATTACAACAGTTATTTTTTGAACAGTTCACCGCTTATAAAACTATGCTGCACAGCACTCTGAACGAAGACTGGGAATGGCAGCTGCACACAGCCGACGAATATGGTAAAACCGTCAGTCGTATTTATACCAGCATCTCCCCTGTCAGCATATTTCAAAAAGAAGACTGGCCAAAGCTGATCTCGTTCTTCAAGCCCCGCATTATTGCGCTGGATGAATTTTGGAGCGATGTACAGGTTGCGTTTGAGGTGTAA
- a CDS encoding glycoside hydrolase family 3 protein — MKTRFCYLLLSFLMPITVIAQQKMIYKDSKKPLDARVKDLVLRLTLDEKIALLGYQSKAVPRLGIPAYNWWNEALHGVARAGEATIFPQAIGMAATFNDDLLRQVSTVISTEARAKYNLSTNMGRRLQYMGLTFWTPNINIFRDPRWGRGQETYGEDPFLTSRMGGAFVKGLQGDDPHYLKASATAKHYAVHSGPEAGRHEFDAIIDEKDLRETYLYSFKYLVDGGVESIMCAYNRVNNEPCCTSNTLLKDILMNEWKFKGHVVTDCGALDDIYLRHKTQPDQVIVAAEAIKAGVDLDCSTLLQNDVMQAVKRGLLKASDVNKALSATLRTQFKLGFYDDASLNPYHGYGADSVHNTRHVALARKVAQQSMVLLKNDNQILPLSRSKYSSYMVVGPNATSYDALIGNYHGTGKVINFVEGITAAVGPAARVEYDLGADNRDTTHFGGVWAAGNADVTIAVLGLSPVNEGEEGDAFLAPGGGDKLDISLPASHIAYLKRLRRDVKKPIIAVITAGSDVDIEAIAPYADAVILAWYPGEQGGNALADILFGDVSPSGHLPVTFYKSLSNLPDYKDYNMKGRTYRYYDGPVQYPFGFGMSYTTFAYTADGNFKTKYKPTDTISVSVNIKNTGEFKGDEVVQAYIQYPNVDRMPLKELKGFKRVGVSKGGQQTANIRIPVRELQKWDLSTNKWKLYPGEYKLVLGSNSMDEKVSLKFDINN; from the coding sequence ATGAAAACTCGTTTCTGTTACCTGCTGCTTTCATTTTTAATGCCGATAACGGTTATCGCGCAGCAAAAAATGATCTATAAAGACAGCAAGAAGCCATTAGACGCTCGTGTAAAAGACCTTGTATTGCGCCTAACGTTGGATGAAAAAATAGCCCTGTTAGGCTATCAAAGTAAAGCAGTGCCCCGGCTGGGCATACCTGCTTATAACTGGTGGAACGAGGCGCTGCACGGCGTGGCAAGAGCTGGCGAGGCAACCATATTCCCCCAGGCTATTGGCATGGCGGCAACCTTTAACGATGACCTGCTTAGACAGGTATCAACCGTTATATCCACCGAAGCAAGGGCAAAGTACAACCTCTCTACCAATATGGGCAGGCGTCTGCAATATATGGGCCTTACCTTTTGGACACCCAATATCAACATCTTCCGCGACCCGCGCTGGGGCCGCGGACAGGAAACTTACGGCGAAGATCCTTTTTTGACCTCGCGCATGGGCGGCGCATTTGTAAAAGGGCTGCAGGGCGACGACCCGCATTACTTAAAAGCCAGCGCAACCGCTAAACACTACGCAGTACACAGCGGCCCCGAAGCCGGCAGGCACGAATTTGATGCTATTATCGACGAAAAAGACCTGCGCGAAACTTACCTGTACTCGTTTAAATACCTGGTTGATGGCGGCGTAGAAAGCATTATGTGTGCCTATAACCGCGTGAATAACGAGCCCTGCTGCACCAGCAATACCCTGCTGAAAGATATTTTGATGAACGAATGGAAATTTAAGGGCCATGTAGTTACCGATTGCGGCGCCTTGGATGATATTTACCTGCGCCATAAAACGCAGCCCGACCAGGTAATAGTAGCTGCAGAGGCTATTAAAGCCGGCGTAGACCTGGATTGCTCTACCCTGCTGCAGAATGATGTAATGCAGGCGGTTAAACGCGGTTTATTAAAAGCAAGCGATGTAAATAAAGCGTTATCGGCAACGTTGCGTACCCAGTTTAAACTTGGTTTTTACGACGATGCATCGCTTAATCCTTATCACGGTTACGGTGCCGATAGCGTGCATAATACCCGGCATGTGGCTCTTGCCCGCAAGGTTGCACAGCAAAGTATGGTACTTTTAAAGAATGATAATCAGATATTACCGCTCAGCCGAAGTAAATACAGCAGCTACATGGTTGTGGGGCCCAATGCTACGTCGTATGACGCGCTGATAGGCAATTATCATGGCACCGGCAAGGTCATCAACTTTGTTGAGGGCATAACTGCGGCTGTTGGCCCTGCAGCCCGGGTAGAGTATGACCTTGGCGCAGATAACCGCGATACTACCCATTTTGGCGGTGTTTGGGCCGCAGGCAATGCCGATGTGACCATTGCGGTACTTGGTTTGTCGCCGGTTAACGAGGGCGAAGAAGGCGACGCCTTCCTGGCGCCAGGCGGTGGCGATAAACTGGATATTAGTTTGCCCGCAAGCCATATTGCATACCTAAAACGTCTGCGAAGGGATGTTAAGAAGCCCATTATAGCCGTGATAACCGCAGGCAGCGATGTGGATATAGAAGCGATTGCACCTTATGCCGATGCCGTTATACTGGCCTGGTACCCCGGCGAACAGGGGGGCAATGCGCTGGCAGATATTTTATTCGGCGATGTATCGCCATCGGGGCATTTGCCGGTCACTTTTTATAAATCGCTGAGCAACCTGCCCGATTACAAGGACTACAACATGAAGGGCCGAACCTATCGGTATTACGACGGCCCGGTACAATATCCGTTTGGTTTTGGCATGAGTTACACCACATTTGCTTACACTGCAGACGGTAACTTCAAAACCAAATACAAACCTACTGATACCATCAGTGTTAGCGTGAACATTAAAAATACCGGCGAATTTAAGGGCGACGAGGTTGTGCAGGCTTATATTCAATATCCCAACGTGGATAGAATGCCGTTAAAGGAATTGAAAGGATTTAAGCGTGTAGGCGTATCCAAAGGCGGGCAACAAACCGCCAACATTCGCATACCGGTCAGGGAGTTACAAAAATGGGATTTAAGCACTAATAAATGGAAGCTTTACCCTGGGGAATATAAACTGGTGTTGGGAAGCAACTCGATGGATGAGAAGGTAAGTTTGAAATTTGATATCAATAACTGA
- a CDS encoding alpha-L-fucosidase translates to MKYLTLLLLLFSSLTFAQQAPKPYGPLPTLGQLNWQETGMYCIIHWGVDTYTDKEWGYGDESPGLINPSNFSAMQIVGAAKAGGFKGIVVVAKHHDGFCLWPTKTTEHNISKSPYKNGKGDILREYREACDKLGMKMGVYCSPWDRNSALYGKPEYVTQIYREQLKELYSNYGPLFISWHDGANGGDGYYGGAREERKIDRSVYYGWDETWGITRKMQPNAVIFGDVGPDVRWVGNERGQAGETSWATYTPHAPDAGKKPGNGYVKDYEGTEGHRDGKYWMPAECDVSLRPGWFYHQRQDDSVKTPGALLRLYYQSVGRGAALDLGLSPDRTGQLSANDVASLKAFGDILKRTFAVNLAKGATPTASNTRGRNQAKFGPANLLDADRYTYWSTDDKVHTPQLILDMHQPQTFNVIRLRENIKLGQRIEEAAIDAWQNGRWKEVAKATSIGGNRLIKLDNDVTTSKVRLRVIKSPVCIALSDFGLYKEAKFNDVSSLMDNKTPPKF, encoded by the coding sequence ATGAAATACTTAACGCTACTTTTACTCCTTTTTAGCTCACTAACCTTTGCCCAACAGGCACCAAAGCCTTATGGGCCGCTGCCCACACTGGGCCAGCTTAACTGGCAGGAAACGGGCATGTACTGCATTATACACTGGGGTGTAGATACTTATACCGACAAGGAATGGGGCTATGGCGACGAAAGTCCTGGTTTGATTAACCCCTCCAACTTTAGCGCAATGCAAATTGTTGGTGCGGCAAAGGCGGGTGGCTTTAAGGGCATCGTAGTGGTGGCCAAGCATCACGATGGTTTTTGCCTGTGGCCAACAAAAACAACCGAACATAACATCAGTAAAAGCCCGTACAAAAATGGCAAAGGTGATATCCTGCGCGAATACCGCGAGGCATGCGATAAACTGGGTATGAAGATGGGCGTTTACTGCTCGCCGTGGGACAGGAACAGCGCCTTGTACGGTAAGCCTGAGTATGTTACGCAGATCTATCGCGAGCAGCTAAAAGAGCTTTACAGTAATTACGGCCCGTTATTTATATCGTGGCATGATGGCGCCAACGGCGGCGACGGCTATTATGGCGGGGCGCGAGAGGAACGAAAAATAGACCGCTCCGTCTACTACGGCTGGGACGAAACTTGGGGAATTACCCGTAAAATGCAGCCCAACGCGGTAATATTTGGCGATGTTGGCCCTGATGTGCGCTGGGTAGGTAACGAGCGCGGCCAGGCCGGCGAAACCAGCTGGGCCACCTATACACCGCATGCCCCGGATGCGGGTAAAAAGCCAGGCAACGGTTATGTGAAAGACTATGAAGGTACCGAAGGTCACCGCGACGGAAAATACTGGATGCCAGCCGAGTGTGACGTATCGTTAAGGCCGGGATGGTTCTACCACCAGCGGCAGGATGATTCTGTGAAAACGCCGGGAGCGCTGTTAAGGCTTTATTACCAAAGCGTAGGCCGCGGCGCGGCGCTCGACCTTGGCCTGTCACCCGATAGGACAGGGCAATTAAGTGCCAACGATGTGGCCTCATTGAAAGCTTTTGGAGATATCTTAAAACGCACTTTCGCGGTTAACCTTGCTAAGGGCGCAACGCCTACCGCAAGCAACACCAGAGGGCGCAACCAAGCGAAATTTGGCCCTGCAAACCTGTTAGATGCTGATAGATATACTTACTGGTCTACAGACGATAAGGTGCATACACCTCAATTGATACTTGATATGCATCAGCCCCAAACGTTTAACGTGATACGCCTTCGCGAAAACATAAAACTTGGCCAGCGGATAGAAGAAGCAGCCATAGATGCCTGGCAAAACGGCCGGTGGAAAGAGGTAGCAAAAGCCACCAGTATTGGTGGCAACAGGCTTATAAAACTGGATAACGATGTTACCACAAGCAAGGTGCGGCTGCGCGTTATCAAGTCGCCGGTTTGTATTGCGCTGAGCGATTTCGGGCTTTATAAAGAGGCGAAATTTAATGACGTATCATCCTTAATGGATAATAAAACACCACCCAAATTTTGA